The Methanobrevibacter sp. region TCTTGCAAAGAGAATAGACAAATTTATTTCAACAACAAAATCTTTTAATTTGCCTGCTATTGTCAGTGAATTTGAACGTTCCATTCTTAAAGAGATTAATTATTTGGAAGAAGTAATGAATATGCAGAATCTCGAGAATAACTTCAGAAACATTTCCTATGTTAGAATTCCAAAGGCATATGTTGAATACTGTGGTGAAAAACTGATTACGATGGAATTGATAAAAGGAGTAACAGTCACTGACTTAATTGAAGGGGATTATCCCCACATTAATAAAAAGGCAATTGCCAATTATGGCCTTAAATCTTATTTTAAACAAATAATGATTGACGGTTATTTCCACGCAGACCCCCATCCGGGAAATTTAATTGTAACGCAGGATAACAAATTGTGTTATATTGACATGGGTATGATGGGAATTTTAAGTGATGACTTTAAAGAAAACTTAGCTGAATTCATGCTGCTTTTGATAAATGGAAATACTGACAACATTATAAAACAGTTAATCTATATGGACATTATTTCCCAGTCACAAAATACGCCGGAATTGCGTGCAGACATTAATGATTTATTGAATTTGTATTATGGTGCAGAATTGAAAAATATGGACGGGGCTATGGAAGATTTACTTAATGCAATGATTAAAAATCATATAGTTCTTCCAAATGAATTTGTAATGATTGGCCGAGGGATTGCTTTAATTGAAGATACCGGTAAAAAGCTTGATCCTAATTTTAATGCTGCAGTTGAACTGAAGAAATTATCTAGAAAAATCGTGATTAACAAATATAAACCTGAAAGATTGGCAAAAATTAGTCTTAATTATCTTTTACAGTTGGAGCATCTGGCAAAAGACCTGCCCGATACAATCAATAATACTATTTCAAAATTGGAAGAAGGAAACATTGAAGTAAAATTAAAGCATGAGGGAATCGGTCAGTTAATCAATCAGTTATCCATTTCCCTAATATTGTCTTCCTTGATTATCGGTTCATCTCTTGCCATTATTGCTGATGCAGGTCCAATTCTATTTGGTTTTCCAATACTTGGATTAATCGGTTTTGTTTTCAGCGGAGTTCTAGGGGCATATTTAGTTTTAATAAATGTAATGAAACGATGATTAAATAAAATAATGTGTTTTTCAATACATGATGCAAAATGTGGCTGCAATAATTTAGATTTTCATGGATTTATTATTTTTTAAATTTTAATTTCATCTGATAAACAGTAGTCGATAAAATACAAACCACAACAACATTACCAACTAAATAGTAATTTTTTAAGGCATGAATATTAAAAGTGAGGATGTGATCAGTTATTTAACCATGAAAATCAACTATTGTGTTTTCATTTTATGAACAAGTATTTATATAAATTTGTTTTCATTTTATGAACAAGTATTTATATAATATTATTCAAAAATTATAAACAAATAATGTGAAGAGGCTAAATGATGGAAGATGTGATATATAACTATATAATAAAACAGCTGTCTGAAGTACCAATGATTCTAAACAGGAAACTATCATATAAAAACATCAAGTTCAATAACAAAAAC contains the following coding sequences:
- a CDS encoding AarF/ABC1/UbiB kinase family protein codes for the protein MKVIASAKNDDLKRLNEIYKVLKKNDFGHLIEENTFFRKFPFLRNYKIENEEEFPDESVPLRVRKVLEELGPAYIKLGQMLSTRPDLVGLEIAEELQQLRDNTPVTPFDEMKEVIEEELDQPIENVYSYIDENPLGSASIGQVYKAKLKSTGEEIAIKVQKPNSRDIIESDIKIMKFLAKRIDKFISTTKSFNLPAIVSEFERSILKEINYLEEVMNMQNLENNFRNISYVRIPKAYVEYCGEKLITMELIKGVTVTDLIEGDYPHINKKAIANYGLKSYFKQIMIDGYFHADPHPGNLIVTQDNKLCYIDMGMMGILSDDFKENLAEFMLLLINGNTDNIIKQLIYMDIISQSQNTPELRADINDLLNLYYGAELKNMDGAMEDLLNAMIKNHIVLPNEFVMIGRGIALIEDTGKKLDPNFNAAVELKKLSRKIVINKYKPERLAKISLNYLLQLEHLAKDLPDTINNTISKLEEGNIEVKLKHEGIGQLINQLSISLILSSLIIGSSLAIIADAGPILFGFPILGLIGFVFSGVLGAYLVLINVMKR